One region of Erwinia tracheiphila genomic DNA includes:
- the pepQ gene encoding Xaa-Pro dipeptidase yields MESLVALYQRHIKTLQTRAQEVLSRFQLDALLIHSGELLTVFLDDHIYPFKVNPQFKAWVPVTSVPNCWLWVDGVNKPKLWFWLPVDYWHRVEPLPHSFWTEEIDIVALRHADDIGQQLPSVRDNVAYLGPVFERAAQLGIKARHINPKGTLDFLHYQRSYKTDYELYCLREAQKTAAIGHRAAKEAFLSGLSEFDINNAYLSATGHRDTDVPYGNIIALNEHAAVLHYTNLDLMPPEKRRSFLIDAGAEYNGYVADLTRTYSADNGSDYAQLINDLNKEEQALIATLKTGVRYTDYHQQMHQRIAGLLLKHQLVKGMSEEALVAEDLTGPFMPHGLGHPLGLQVHDVAGFMQDESGTQLAAPAQYPYLRCTRILEPRMVLTIEPGFYFIDSLLAPWRAGKFSQHFDWMRIDALKPYGGIRIEDNVVMHAHGVENMTRDVKLA; encoded by the coding sequence ATGGAATCGTTGGTCGCCCTCTACCAGCGGCATATTAAAACGCTACAGACCCGCGCGCAGGAGGTTCTGTCCCGCTTTCAGCTCGATGCTCTGCTAATCCACTCTGGAGAACTTCTGACCGTTTTCCTTGACGATCACATCTATCCTTTTAAAGTTAACCCACAGTTTAAAGCATGGGTACCTGTGACTTCGGTACCAAATTGCTGGTTGTGGGTCGATGGCGTTAATAAGCCCAAATTGTGGTTTTGGTTGCCCGTTGATTATTGGCACCGCGTCGAACCATTGCCTCACAGCTTCTGGACGGAAGAAATAGATATAGTGGCGTTAAGGCATGCTGATGATATCGGCCAGCAGTTGCCCTCCGTTCGTGATAACGTTGCTTACCTTGGTCCTGTTTTCGAACGTGCGGCTCAACTGGGTATCAAAGCCCGTCATATCAATCCGAAAGGAACGCTGGATTTTTTGCATTACCAGCGCTCTTACAAGACCGACTACGAGCTGTATTGCCTGCGTGAGGCACAAAAAACGGCAGCGATAGGGCATCGGGCGGCGAAGGAAGCGTTTCTGTCCGGCCTGAGCGAGTTCGATATCAACAATGCCTATCTCAGCGCGACTGGCCACCGCGATACTGATGTGCCTTACGGAAATATTATTGCGCTAAACGAACATGCGGCGGTGTTGCATTACACCAACCTTGACCTGATGCCGCCGGAAAAAAGGCGCAGTTTCCTCATTGATGCCGGAGCTGAATATAATGGCTATGTGGCTGACCTGACACGCACTTATTCTGCTGATAATGGCAGCGATTACGCGCAGTTGATCAACGATCTCAATAAAGAAGAGCAGGCACTGATTGCTACACTTAAGACGGGTGTGCGCTACACCGATTATCATCAGCAGATGCATCAACGTATTGCCGGGCTGTTATTAAAACACCAGTTAGTTAAAGGAATGAGTGAGGAGGCGCTGGTCGCCGAAGACCTGACCGGCCCGTTTATGCCGCATGGCCTGGGCCATCCTCTTGGACTTCAGGTACACGATGTTGCAGGATTTATGCAGGACGAATCTGGAACGCAGCTGGCCGCACCAGCGCAATACCCCTACCTGCGTTGTACACGCATACTTGAACCACGAATGGTGTTGACTATCGAACCGGGCTTTTATTTTATCGATTCACTGCTTGCGCCTTGGCGTGCGGGTAAATTTAGCCAGCATTTTGACTGGATGCGTATTGACGCGCTGAAGCCTTACGGGGGGATCCGCATTGAGGATAACGTGGTGATGCATGCGCATGGCGTGGAAAATATGACGCGCGATGTAAAACTGGCGTGA
- a CDS encoding IMPACT family protein, producing MDAYDIPAALFSFSEEIKKSRFITLLAHTDGVDAARAFVQQIKSEHLQARHHCWAWVAGSPEDSQRLGFSDDGEPSGTAGKPMLAQLMGNNIGEITAVVIRYYGGIQLGTGGLVKAYGGGVQQALKGMLRRQKVPMLTFTLCCDYSQLAEIERMIDRFQGQLLNSEFLQAVSLKLALPYAQVAGFTQSLTDFSRGALHLIPLK from the coding sequence ATGGACGCCTATGACATTCCTGCGGCGCTATTCAGCTTCAGTGAGGAAATCAAAAAAAGCCGTTTCATTACGCTCCTGGCACATACCGATGGTGTTGATGCCGCGCGCGCGTTTGTTCAGCAGATCAAAAGCGAACATCTTCAAGCAAGGCATCATTGCTGGGCATGGGTCGCAGGCTCTCCTGAGGACTCGCAGCGTCTGGGCTTTTCTGATGATGGTGAACCGTCAGGCACGGCAGGCAAACCGATGCTTGCTCAACTGATGGGTAACAACATTGGCGAAATCACTGCCGTTGTCATTCGTTACTATGGCGGTATTCAACTGGGAACGGGTGGGCTGGTTAAAGCGTATGGTGGGGGCGTACAACAAGCCCTGAAAGGCATGCTCCGTCGGCAAAAGGTGCCGATGCTGACCTTTACGCTTTGTTGTGATTACTCCCAGCTCGCTGAGATTGAAAGAATGATTGACCGATTCCAGGGGCAGTTACTTAACAGCGAATTCCTGCAAGCCGTTTCACTTAAGCTGGCTTTGCCTTATGCGCAGGTTGCCGGGTTTACGCAAAGTCTCACCGACTTTAGCCGAGGGGCACTTCACCTTATCCCGCTCAAATAA
- the trkH gene encoding Trk system potassium transporter TrkH, with protein sequence MHFRAITRIVGSLVILFSGTMIVPGLVALIYRDGAGRAFTQTFFMALLIGAILWWPNRRQKRDLKPRECFLIVVLFWTVLGSVGAMPFIFAEHPNLSITDAFFESFSGLTTTGATTLIGLDVLPKAILFYRQMLQWLGGMGIIVLAVAILPLLGVGGMQLYRAEMPGPLKDNKMRPRIAETAKTLWLIYVLLTVVCALALWLAGMPLFDAIGHSFSTIAIGGFSTHDASIGYFNSSTINTIIAIFLLISGCNYGLHFSLLSGRSLRVYWRDPEFRMFIGVQFTLVIICTVVLWFHNVYSSELQTLNQAFFQVVSMATTAGFTTDSIARWPLFLPVLLLCSAFIGGCAGSTGGGLKVIRILLLFKQGNRELKRLVHPNAVYTIKLGQRALPERILEAVWGFFSAYALVFLLSMLAIIATGIDDFSAFAAVAATLNNLGPGLGVVADNFTTMNDTAKWILILTMLFGRLEVFTLLVLFTPTFWRE encoded by the coding sequence ATGCATTTTCGTGCTATTACGCGCATCGTGGGTTCACTGGTCATTTTGTTTTCTGGAACGATGATTGTTCCGGGGCTGGTGGCATTAATCTATCGTGACGGTGCCGGACGTGCCTTTACCCAAACGTTTTTTATGGCGCTTCTGATTGGCGCGATACTGTGGTGGCCAAATCGTAGACAGAAACGCGATCTGAAGCCCCGGGAATGTTTTCTTATTGTTGTACTTTTCTGGACGGTATTGGGCAGCGTTGGTGCAATGCCTTTTATTTTCGCCGAGCATCCCAATCTGTCGATCACCGATGCATTCTTTGAGTCTTTTTCAGGTCTGACAACCACAGGAGCAACGACCCTGATTGGGCTGGATGTATTACCAAAAGCGATTTTATTTTACCGACAAATGCTGCAATGGCTGGGGGGGATGGGGATCATCGTGCTGGCGGTGGCAATACTCCCCCTTCTCGGCGTGGGGGGGATGCAGTTGTATCGGGCTGAAATGCCGGGGCCGCTTAAAGACAATAAAATGCGGCCGCGCATTGCGGAAACGGCGAAAACGCTCTGGCTAATCTATGTTCTACTGACGGTGGTATGCGCACTGGCGCTGTGGTTAGCGGGTATGCCTTTGTTTGATGCCATCGGGCACAGTTTTTCGACTATCGCCATTGGGGGATTTTCCACTCATGACGCGAGTATTGGCTATTTTAACAGCTCGACTATTAATACTATCATCGCTATTTTTCTCCTCATTTCAGGCTGTAATTATGGTCTTCATTTTTCATTGCTGAGTGGCCGCAGTCTGCGTGTCTACTGGCGCGACCCAGAGTTTCGTATGTTTATCGGCGTGCAGTTTACGTTGGTGATTATCTGTACTGTTGTGTTGTGGTTCCATAATGTTTACAGTAGTGAGCTGCAGACGTTGAACCAGGCTTTTTTCCAGGTGGTATCGATGGCCACAACCGCAGGATTTACCACTGACAGTATTGCACGCTGGCCACTGTTTCTGCCCGTACTGCTCCTCTGCTCTGCTTTTATTGGCGGCTGTGCCGGTTCGACTGGTGGCGGGTTAAAGGTGATCCGCATTCTGCTGTTATTTAAGCAAGGTAATCGTGAATTGAAACGGTTGGTTCACCCTAATGCGGTCTACACCATCAAGCTGGGGCAACGTGCATTACCTGAACGAATACTCGAAGCGGTGTGGGGGTTTTTCTCAGCATATGCTCTGGTATTTCTGTTAAGTATGTTAGCTATCATTGCCACGGGTATTGATGACTTCTCTGCCTTCGCTGCTGTGGCGGCAACACTGAATAATCTGGGGCCGGGCCTTGGAGTGGTTGCGGATAATTTCACTACCATGAATGACACGGCGAAATGGATTTTAATTCTGACAATGCTTTTTGGCCGTCTAGAGGTCTTTACGCTGTTAGTCCTGTTTACGCCCACTTTCTGGCGTGAATAA
- the hemG gene encoding menaquinone-dependent protoporphyrinogen IX dehydrogenase produces the protein MKALILFSSRDGQTREIVSFIASQLKEQQECDILDILYAKNLDWSKYDRVLIGASIRYGHFHPTLMAFVKRHTTELQHRPSGFFSVNLTARKPEKRTPQTNAYTRKFLLKSPWQPDCCAVFAGALRYPRYSFFDRIMIQLIMRITGGETDTTKEVDYTDWQQVRRFAHEFAVISLNMQ, from the coding sequence ATGAAAGCGTTAATTCTGTTTTCCAGTCGCGATGGTCAAACCCGCGAGATTGTCTCTTTTATCGCCAGCCAGCTTAAAGAGCAGCAGGAGTGCGACATTCTCGATATATTGTACGCAAAGAATCTTGACTGGAGTAAATATGATCGCGTGTTAATCGGGGCTTCAATTCGTTATGGTCACTTTCACCCCACATTAATGGCGTTTGTGAAAAGGCACACTACGGAATTGCAGCACAGGCCCTCCGGTTTTTTCTCAGTTAATCTCACCGCCCGCAAACCTGAAAAACGAACGCCGCAAACAAATGCTTATACGCGCAAATTTCTGTTGAAATCACCCTGGCAGCCCGACTGCTGTGCGGTATTTGCAGGGGCACTTCGTTACCCGCGCTATAGTTTTTTTGATCGCATAATGATTCAGTTAATTATGCGCATTACTGGCGGGGAAACGGATACGACAAAAGAAGTTGATTACACAGATTGGCAGCAGGTGAGACGTTTTGCACATGAATTTGCTGTTATTTCACTCAACATGCAGTAA